In a genomic window of Bacillales bacterium:
- a CDS encoding SRPBCC domain-containing protein, whose product MTSKRHGKAVFEFPNDREIVLTRAFDAPIELVFDVMTKTEHVIKTIAPFNEEVKVCSIDLRVGGNYHYVFVPEDGTECSFRGTFLEVERPNRTAQTWVFDGWPDVEAVESIDLHETDGVTTMT is encoded by the coding sequence ATGACAAGTAAACGGCACGGAAAGGCCGTCTTTGAGTTCCCGAATGATCGCGAAATTGTCCTCACTCGAGCGTTCGATGCACCAATCGAACTCGTTTTCGACGTTATGACGAAGACGGAACATGTGATCAAAACAATTGCCCCGTTCAATGAAGAAGTGAAAGTCTGTTCCATCGACCTGCGTGTCGGAGGCAACTACCACTACGTCTTCGTGCCCGAAGACGGAACCGAGTGCTCGTTTCGCGGAACGTTCTTAGAAGTCGAACGGCCGAACCGGACCGCTCAGACATGGGTATTCGACGGCTGGCCGGATGTCGAAGCGGTTGAATCGATCGATTTACACGAAACGGACGGAGTGACGACGATGAC
- a CDS encoding heavy metal translocating P-type ATPase produces MEQKQIYRIEGLTUAHCAARFEQNVNKMATVKEASVNFGGAKLTVYGSAGVDELEKAGAFENLKLHPENGQRVQEKTSFWQNREIWTVSTALLLLIAAWITDFQTNTWIPMVAYAATIIVGGYRLIWTGLLNLVKFQFQMKTLMTIAVLGAAAIGAWSEAAVVVILFAISEWLESYSLDKARGSIRSLMELAPKAATVRRGNKEIRLALDKIEIGDTMIVKPGEKLAMDGIVEKGMSTINQAAITGESVPVVKTVKDKVFAGTLNEEGLLEVKVTKRAEDTTLAKIIHLVEEAQAERAPSQAFIDRFARYYTPAIAAAAVLLAVFPPLFAGADWSEWIYRGLALLIVGCPCALIISTPVTIVTAIGNAARNGVLIKGGIYLEELGALKAMAFDKTGTLTMGRPEVTDVMASGDWSESEVLAVAAALEKGSQHPLAAAVLRKAEPEDVSVEAFVSLTGKGIKATINGIVYHLGNMRLMNELGLDLTGMNEKIEDFEKQGKTVMGLVAGKRLVGLIAVADPVRTRAKQMIEQLQAIGIKETTMLTGDRQAVAQAIAKELGITEVKAELLPEDKVSAIKNLRGKHAKVAMVGDGVNDAPALAAASVGIAMGGAGTDTALETADVALMADDLEKLPFAVRLSREALGVIKQNMFFAFAVKAAAILFIFPGWLTLWLAVFADVGATLIVTLNALRLLKVRG; encoded by the coding sequence ATGGAACAAAAACAAATTTACCGCATCGAAGGCTTAACCTGAGCGCATTGCGCTGCTCGGTTCGAGCAGAACGTGAATAAGATGGCGACCGTCAAAGAGGCGTCTGTCAATTTCGGCGGGGCGAAGTTGACGGTGTACGGCAGCGCTGGTGTCGATGAACTGGAAAAAGCCGGTGCGTTCGAAAACTTAAAGCTGCATCCGGAAAACGGACAAAGGGTACAGGAAAAGACGTCCTTTTGGCAAAACCGAGAAATTTGGACGGTTTCGACAGCCTTGTTGCTGCTAATTGCCGCGTGGATTACCGATTTTCAGACAAATACATGGATCCCGATGGTTGCCTATGCGGCGACGATCATCGTTGGTGGGTATCGCTTGATTTGGACGGGGCTCCTAAATCTTGTAAAATTTCAGTTTCAAATGAAAACACTGATGACGATCGCCGTTCTCGGGGCTGCTGCGATCGGGGCATGGAGCGAAGCTGCGGTCGTCGTGATCTTGTTTGCGATCAGCGAGTGGTTGGAAAGCTATTCGCTGGACAAGGCGCGCGGTTCGATTCGTTCGTTAATGGAATTAGCGCCGAAAGCGGCGACCGTTCGTCGTGGCAACAAGGAAATACGCCTGGCGCTTGATAAAATTGAAATCGGAGACACGATGATCGTCAAGCCGGGCGAGAAGTTGGCGATGGACGGCATTGTCGAGAAAGGAATGTCGACGATCAATCAAGCAGCGATTACCGGCGAATCTGTTCCAGTCGTGAAAACGGTAAAAGACAAAGTGTTTGCCGGAACGCTGAACGAAGAAGGCCTGCTCGAAGTGAAGGTGACGAAGCGGGCAGAAGATACGACACTGGCGAAGATCATTCATCTCGTCGAGGAGGCGCAAGCGGAGCGTGCGCCGTCTCAAGCGTTTATCGATCGGTTTGCGCGGTATTATACGCCGGCGATTGCAGCGGCAGCCGTGCTGCTGGCTGTCTTCCCGCCATTATTCGCGGGTGCGGATTGGAGCGAGTGGATTTACCGCGGGTTGGCGCTCTTGATCGTCGGTTGTCCTTGCGCGTTAATTATTTCGACGCCGGTAACGATCGTGACGGCGATCGGAAATGCGGCGAGGAACGGGGTGCTGATCAAAGGCGGCATCTATTTGGAGGAATTGGGTGCGCTGAAGGCGATGGCTTTTGATAAAACGGGAACATTAACGATGGGCCGGCCGGAGGTAACCGATGTGATGGCATCCGGTGATTGGAGCGAAAGCGAGGTATTGGCGGTCGCGGCGGCTCTTGAAAAAGGATCACAGCATCCGTTGGCGGCGGCGGTCCTGCGGAAAGCGGAACCGGAAGATGTAAGCGTTGAAGCGTTCGTTTCACTGACCGGCAAAGGGATAAAAGCGACGATAAATGGCATCGTCTATCACCTTGGCAATATGCGATTGATGAACGAGCTGGGACTCGATTTAACGGGGATGAACGAGAAAATTGAGGATTTCGAGAAACAAGGAAAAACGGTGATGGGGCTCGTCGCGGGAAAAAGACTCGTCGGTCTCATCGCTGTTGCCGATCCTGTCAGAACCCGTGCGAAGCAGATGATCGAACAGCTTCAAGCGATCGGTATCAAGGAAACGACGATGCTGACGGGGGATCGGCAAGCGGTCGCGCAGGCGATAGCCAAGGAGCTCGGAATCACTGAGGTGAAGGCGGAGCTTTTGCCGGAAGATAAAGTATCGGCGATCAAAAATTTACGCGGGAAACACGCGAAGGTTGCGATGGTCGGCGATGGCGTTAATGATGCGCCGGCCTTGGCGGCGGCGTCGGTCGGGATCGCAATGGGCGGTGCCGGGACGGACACCGCGCTTGAGACGGCGGACGTTGCCTTGATGGCCGACGACTTGGAGAAGCTGCCGTTCGCCGTCAGACTGAGCCGGGAGGCGCTTGGCGTAATCAAGCAAAACATGTTTTTTGCGTTCGCCGTGAAAGCAGCGGCCATTTTATTCATTTTTCCAGGTTGGTTGACGTTATGGCT